In Felis catus isolate Fca126 chromosome E1, F.catus_Fca126_mat1.0, whole genome shotgun sequence, the following proteins share a genomic window:
- the DDX5 gene encoding probable ATP-dependent RNA helicase DDX5 isoform X2: MSGYSSDRDRGRDRGFGAPRFGGSRAGPLSGKKFGNPGEKLVKKKWNLDELPKFEKNFYQEHPDLARRTAQEVETYRRSKEITVRGHNCPKPVLNFYEANFPANVMDVIARQNFTEPTAIQAQGWPVALSGLDMVGVAQTGSGKTLSYLLPAIVHINHQPFLERGDGPICLVLAPTRELAQQVQQVAAEYCRACRLKSTCIYGGAPKGPQIRDLERGVEICIATPGRLIDFLECGKTNLRRTTYLVLDEADRMLDMGFEPQIRKIVDQIRPDRQTLMWSATWPKEVRQLAEDFLKDYIHINIGALELSANHNILQIVDVCHDVEKDEKLIRLMEEIMSEKENKTIVFVETKRRCDELTRKMRRDGWPAMGIHGDKSQQERDWVLNEFKHGKAPILIATDVASRGLDVEDVKFVINYDYPNSSEDYIHRIGRTARSTKTGTAYTFFTPNNIKQVSDLISVLREANQAINPKLLQLVEDRGSGRSRGRGGMKDDRRDRYSAGKRGGFNTFRDRENYDRGYSSLLKRDFGAKTQNGVYSAANYTNGSFGSNFVSAGIQTSFRTGNPTGTYQNGYDSTQQYGSNVPNMHNGMNQQAYAYPATAAAPMIGYPMPTGYSQ; encoded by the exons ATGTCGGGTTATTCGAGTGACCGAGACCGCGGCCGGGATCGAGG gttTGGTGCACCTCGATTTGGGGGAAGTAGGGCAGGGCCCCTATCTGGAAAGAAGTTTGGAAACCCTGGGGAAAAACTAGTCAAAAAGAAGTGGAATCTTGATGAGCTGCCCAAATTTGAGAAGAATTTTTATCAAGAGCACCCTGATTTGGCTAGGCGCACAGCA cAAGAGGTGGAGACATACAGAAGGAGTAAGGAAATTACGGTTAGAGGTCACAACTGCCCAAAGCCAGTTCTGAATTTTTATGAAGCGAACTTCCCTG CTAACGTAATGGATGTCATTGCAAGACAGAATTTTACTGAGCCCACTGCTATTCAAGCTCAGGGATGGCCCGTTGCTCTAAGTGGATTGGATATGGTTGGAGTAGCACAGACTGGATCCGGGAAAACGTTGTCT TATTTGCTGCCTGCTATCGTCCACATCAATCATCAGCCATTCCTAGAGAGAGGTGATGGGCCTATT tGCTTGGTGCTGGCACCAACTCGGGAACTGGCCCAACAAGTACAGCAAGTAGCTGCTGAATACTGTAGAGCATGTCGCTTGAAGTCCACTTGCATCTATGGTGGTGCTCCAAAGGGACCACAAATTCGTGATTTGGAGAGAG GTGTGGAAATCTGTATTGCAACACCTGGAAGACTGATTGACTTTTTGGAGTGTGGGAAAACCAATCTGAGAAGAACCACCTACCTTGTCCTTGATGAAGCAGACAGAATGCTTGATATGGGCTTTGAACCCCAAATAAGGAAGATTGTGGATCAGATAAGA CCTGATAGGCAAACCCTAATGTGGAGTGCAACTTGGCCAAAAGAAGTAAGACAGCTTGCTGAAGATTTCCTGAAAGACTACATTCACATAAACATTGGTGCACTAGAACTGAGTGCAAACCACAATATTCTTCAGATTGTGGATGTATGTCATGATGTAGAAAAGGATGAAAA ACTTATTCGTCTAATGGAAGAGATCATGAGTGAGAAGGAGAATAAAACCATTGTTTTTGTCGAAACCAAAAGAAGATGTGATGAGCTTACTAGAAAAATGAGGAGAGACGG gTGGCCCGCCATGGGTATCCATGGTGACAAGAGTCAACAGGAACGTGACTGGGTTCTAAATG AATTCAAACATGGAAAAGCTCCTATTCTGATTGCTACAGATGTGGCCTCCAGAGGGCTAG ATGTGGAAGATGTGAAATTTGTCATCAATTATGACTACCCTAACTCCTCAGAGGATTATATTCATCGAATTGGAAGAACTGCTCGCAGTACCAAAACAGGCACAGCATACACTTTCTTTACACCTAATAACATAAAGCAAGTGAGCGACCTTATCTCTGTGCTTCGTGAAGCTAATCAAGCAATTAATCCCAAGTTGCTTCAGTTGGTCGAAGACAGAGGTTCAG gTCGTTCCAGGGGTAGAGGAGGCATGAAGGATGACCGTCGGGACAGATACTCTGCGGGCAAAAGGGGTGGATTTAATACCTTTAGAGACAGGGAAAATTATGACCGAGGTTATTCTAGTCTGCTTAAGAGAGATTTTGGGGCAAAAACTCAGAATGGTGTTTACAGTGCTGCAAATTACACCAATGGGAGCTTTGGAAGTAATTTTGTGTCTGCTGGTATACAGACCAGTTTTAGGACTGGTAATCCAACAGGGACTTACCAGAACGGTTATGATAGCACTCAGCAATATGGAAGTAACGTTCCAAATATGCACAATGGTATGAACCAACAGGCATATGCATATCCTGCTACTGCAGCTGCACCTATGATTGGTTATCCAATGCCAACAGGATATTCTCAATAA
- the DDX5 gene encoding probable ATP-dependent RNA helicase DDX5 isoform X1, with product MWRREKCETKGEAPPQRERRPVRDSSPGSCQLLLFFFFALYNFAIRIRSSSAGYPQFDWLAFGAPRFGGSRAGPLSGKKFGNPGEKLVKKKWNLDELPKFEKNFYQEHPDLARRTAQEVETYRRSKEITVRGHNCPKPVLNFYEANFPANVMDVIARQNFTEPTAIQAQGWPVALSGLDMVGVAQTGSGKTLSYLLPAIVHINHQPFLERGDGPICLVLAPTRELAQQVQQVAAEYCRACRLKSTCIYGGAPKGPQIRDLERGVEICIATPGRLIDFLECGKTNLRRTTYLVLDEADRMLDMGFEPQIRKIVDQIRPDRQTLMWSATWPKEVRQLAEDFLKDYIHINIGALELSANHNILQIVDVCHDVEKDEKLIRLMEEIMSEKENKTIVFVETKRRCDELTRKMRRDGWPAMGIHGDKSQQERDWVLNEFKHGKAPILIATDVASRGLDVEDVKFVINYDYPNSSEDYIHRIGRTARSTKTGTAYTFFTPNNIKQVSDLISVLREANQAINPKLLQLVEDRGSGRSRGRGGMKDDRRDRYSAGKRGGFNTFRDRENYDRGYSSLLKRDFGAKTQNGVYSAANYTNGSFGSNFVSAGIQTSFRTGNPTGTYQNGYDSTQQYGSNVPNMHNGMNQQAYAYPATAAAPMIGYPMPTGYSQ from the exons ATGTGGCGCAGAGAGAAATGCGAGACAAAGGGGGAAGCGCCGCCCCAGCGGGAACGCCGCCCGGTCCGGGACTCCTCCCCCGGTAGTTGCcagctcctcctcttctttttctttgcgTTATATAATTTTGCTATCAGAATCAGGAGCTCTTCCGCGGGATACCCCCAATTCGATTGGCTTGC gttTGGTGCACCTCGATTTGGGGGAAGTAGGGCAGGGCCCCTATCTGGAAAGAAGTTTGGAAACCCTGGGGAAAAACTAGTCAAAAAGAAGTGGAATCTTGATGAGCTGCCCAAATTTGAGAAGAATTTTTATCAAGAGCACCCTGATTTGGCTAGGCGCACAGCA cAAGAGGTGGAGACATACAGAAGGAGTAAGGAAATTACGGTTAGAGGTCACAACTGCCCAAAGCCAGTTCTGAATTTTTATGAAGCGAACTTCCCTG CTAACGTAATGGATGTCATTGCAAGACAGAATTTTACTGAGCCCACTGCTATTCAAGCTCAGGGATGGCCCGTTGCTCTAAGTGGATTGGATATGGTTGGAGTAGCACAGACTGGATCCGGGAAAACGTTGTCT TATTTGCTGCCTGCTATCGTCCACATCAATCATCAGCCATTCCTAGAGAGAGGTGATGGGCCTATT tGCTTGGTGCTGGCACCAACTCGGGAACTGGCCCAACAAGTACAGCAAGTAGCTGCTGAATACTGTAGAGCATGTCGCTTGAAGTCCACTTGCATCTATGGTGGTGCTCCAAAGGGACCACAAATTCGTGATTTGGAGAGAG GTGTGGAAATCTGTATTGCAACACCTGGAAGACTGATTGACTTTTTGGAGTGTGGGAAAACCAATCTGAGAAGAACCACCTACCTTGTCCTTGATGAAGCAGACAGAATGCTTGATATGGGCTTTGAACCCCAAATAAGGAAGATTGTGGATCAGATAAGA CCTGATAGGCAAACCCTAATGTGGAGTGCAACTTGGCCAAAAGAAGTAAGACAGCTTGCTGAAGATTTCCTGAAAGACTACATTCACATAAACATTGGTGCACTAGAACTGAGTGCAAACCACAATATTCTTCAGATTGTGGATGTATGTCATGATGTAGAAAAGGATGAAAA ACTTATTCGTCTAATGGAAGAGATCATGAGTGAGAAGGAGAATAAAACCATTGTTTTTGTCGAAACCAAAAGAAGATGTGATGAGCTTACTAGAAAAATGAGGAGAGACGG gTGGCCCGCCATGGGTATCCATGGTGACAAGAGTCAACAGGAACGTGACTGGGTTCTAAATG AATTCAAACATGGAAAAGCTCCTATTCTGATTGCTACAGATGTGGCCTCCAGAGGGCTAG ATGTGGAAGATGTGAAATTTGTCATCAATTATGACTACCCTAACTCCTCAGAGGATTATATTCATCGAATTGGAAGAACTGCTCGCAGTACCAAAACAGGCACAGCATACACTTTCTTTACACCTAATAACATAAAGCAAGTGAGCGACCTTATCTCTGTGCTTCGTGAAGCTAATCAAGCAATTAATCCCAAGTTGCTTCAGTTGGTCGAAGACAGAGGTTCAG gTCGTTCCAGGGGTAGAGGAGGCATGAAGGATGACCGTCGGGACAGATACTCTGCGGGCAAAAGGGGTGGATTTAATACCTTTAGAGACAGGGAAAATTATGACCGAGGTTATTCTAGTCTGCTTAAGAGAGATTTTGGGGCAAAAACTCAGAATGGTGTTTACAGTGCTGCAAATTACACCAATGGGAGCTTTGGAAGTAATTTTGTGTCTGCTGGTATACAGACCAGTTTTAGGACTGGTAATCCAACAGGGACTTACCAGAACGGTTATGATAGCACTCAGCAATATGGAAGTAACGTTCCAAATATGCACAATGGTATGAACCAACAGGCATATGCATATCCTGCTACTGCAGCTGCACCTATGATTGGTTATCCAATGCCAACAGGATATTCTCAATAA